In Mytilus trossulus isolate FHL-02 chromosome 14, PNRI_Mtr1.1.1.hap1, whole genome shotgun sequence, a genomic segment contains:
- the LOC134698142 gene encoding uncharacterized protein LOC134698142, which yields MATRRKSASRVQTETLDDQNPSNWTSSQLKAALSKIGIKITGNLSNSSLRRLYLDNQTKNSSATIDNSDNLAERNTISDGNYSLNVSDATIRDPIDTHTSDHDVHTTPISTVQQEIATLSTSYAHAIPQLPPTAASAHATVNNNNQNVNMQNLLMNTIQLCQQSMQQMNKQGEQIQPSFNLSTALGHGSTSLGIAPSFNSTIPVYSANSSTPGKFGFPASSFSAVDMVSPELRNDIITDEQVQTFSASSRSNRHSLPTAFRHSLDSSVETLWKYSVADSTRSHYTTGFDLYKKFSLLQGSFWTSNEMPPVSETLLMRFVAFCDEHKSLKYSTIKLYLCGIRYYYLQYAGFSPLEQYGKPLLCLQSILNGLKKKQKGCVKRPRLPITMSLLYKMVMLLRNNFFSLFNNVMLEAACVVAFFAFLRCGEFTILSNFDSETHLCVGDLAIFEDHILLHLKKSKTDPFRQGVTIPLYKSGHTICPCFAIKNYLSLRKKMSSITSDALFVSDDGNPLSRQFFIKHVKIILENLGLESKNYNGHSFRIGAATTAQEVRLEDHLIKTLGRWSSDCYTRYIHTSPKVIQQAQNQLVSSISLS from the exons ATGGCTACAAGGAGGAAATCGGCAAGTCGTGTTCAAACAGAAACATTAGATGACCAAAATCCTTCTAATTGGACTTCATCTCAACTTAAGGCTGCCCTCAGTAAAATAGGGATCAAGATTACCGGAAATTTATCTAACAGTAGTTTAAGAAGACTGTATTTGgacaatcaaacaaaaaatagttcCGCTACGATTGACAATTCCGATAATTTAGCTGAACGGAATACAATTTCTGATGGAAACTATTCTTTAAACGTAAGTGATGCTACTATACGTGATCCTATTGACACACATACTTCCGATCACGATGTTCACACAACTCCTATTTCGACCGTTCAACAGGAGATTGCTACGCTGTCTACATCTTATGCGCACGCAATTCCTCAGCTTCCGCCCACTGCTGCATCTGCGCACGCAACCgtaaacaataacaatcaaaatgtAAACATGCAAAACCTCTTGATGAATACAATTCAACTATGCCAGCAATCTATGCAACAAATGAATAAACAAGGAGAGCAGATACAGCCAAGTTTTAATCTATCAACGGCTTTAGGACATGGTTCAACTTCCCTAGGCATTGCGCCGTCTTTTAATTCCACTATTCCCGTTTATTCTGCTAATTCATCAACTCCAGGAAAATTCGGATTCCCAGCTTCATCGTTTTCAGCTGTTGACATGGTTTCCCCCGAACTACGGAACGATATCATTACAG ATGAACAAGTTCAGACTTTTAGCGCCTCTAGCAGAAGCAACCGCCACTCCTTGCCCACAGCTTTCAGACATTCTCTGGACAGCTCAGTAGAGACATTATGGAAGTATTCTGTAGCAGACAGTACAAGATCGCATTACACTACAGGTTTTGACTTATATAAGAAGTTCTCCTTACTACAGGGATCATTCTGGACTTCAAATGAAATGCCGCCGGTTTCAGAAACTTTGTTAATGAGATTTGTTGCCTTTTGCGATGAACATAAAAGcttaaaatatagtactattAAACTGTATTTATGTGGTATAAGATATTATTACTTGCAATATGCAGGATTTAGTCCTTTAGAACAATATGGCAAGCCATTATTATGTTTACAATCTAttttaaatggtttaaaaaaGAAGCAGAAAGGTTGTGTAAAAAGGCCTAGATTGCCAATTACTATGTCTTTGTTGTATAAAATGGTTATGCTATTGAGAAACAATTTTTTCAGTCTTTTTAACAATGTTATGTTAGAAGCAGCTTGTGTTGTagctttttttgcttttttgcgTTGTGGAGAGTTCACTATACTTAGCAACTTTGATTCGGAAACACATTTGTGTGTTGGTGATTTAGCAATTTTTGAAGATcacattttattacatttgaaaaaatcaaaaacagatCCTTTCAGACAAGGTGTCACTATACCCTTATACAAAAGTGGACACACTATTTGTCCTTGCTTTgctattaaaaattatttgtctcTTCGAAAGAAAATGTCAAGTATTACATCTGATGCCCTGTTTGTCTCTGATGATGGCAATCCTTTAAGTAgacaattttttattaaacatgtcaaaattattttagaaaatttaggCCTTGAAAGCAAAAATTATAATGGGCATTCTTTCAGAATTGGAGCAGCAACAACAGCACAGGAAGTAAGATTAGAAGACCACTTAATTAAAACTTTAGGCAGGTGGTCATCAGATTGTTACACTAGGTATATTCATACCAGCCCTAAAGTAATTCAACAAGCTCAAAATCAGTTAGTTTCATCAATTTCCTTGTCTTAA
- the LOC134696844 gene encoding E3 SUMO-protein ligase ZBED1-like produces the protein MLKENILSDLKMSSKSVLEHFTVPDDFQNGNTFKGKCMHCGTLISGSYKVTSNFVTHMKRKHRDLYILHSENKEIQPTLTQCIKKSVKYSPSDPKQLEMTNALIMFIAGDLLPLSIVESEEFKNLMEKADTKYQVPSRKHLSSKLLHEKSFQM, from the exons atgttgaaagaaaacattttatcaGATTTAAAAATGAGCTCCAAGAGTGTACTGGAACATTTTACTGTTCCTGATGACTTCCAAAATGGAAATACTTTCAAAGGAAAATGTATGCATTGTGGCACCCTCATTAGTGGAAGTTATAAAGTTACATCCAACTTTGTTACACATATGAAG AGAAAACACAGAGATTTGTACATTCTGCATTCTGAGAATAAAGAAATTCAACCAACATTGAcacaatgcataaaaaaaagtgtaaaatattCACCGTCTGATCCAAAACAGTTAGAAATGACAAATGCTCTTATAATGTTCATAGCTGGGGATCTTTTACCACTCTCTATTGTCGAAAGTGAAGAATTTAAAAACTTGATGGAAAAAGCTGACACTAAGTATCAAGTGCCTAGCAGAAAGCATTTATCTTCGAAACTTCTACATGAAAAATCCTTTCAAATGTAA